The Flavobacterium faecale genomic sequence ACATGACCATTAAAAAAGCTTTTATATTTGACCTAGATGGAGTTATTGTAGACACGGCGAAATACCATTATCTAGCCTGGAAAAAAATTGCAGATCAACTTGGAATTGATTTCACACATGAGCATAATGAGCTCTTAAAAGGCGTTAGTCGTATTCGTTCTCTGGATATTATATTAGACTTAGGGAAAATTGACGCAACACAAGAAGACAAAAATAAATGGCTAATTCAAAAGAATGATGATTACCTATTGTATTTGGTCGATATGAATCAAAGCGAAATATTACCAGGTGTTCTTCCGATATTAAAATATTTAAAAGAAATAAAGCAACCAATTGCCCTTGGTTCTGCCAGTAAAAATGCGCGACCAATCCTTGAAAAAACTGATATCATTTCGTACTTCGATGCCATCGTGGACGGAAATGATGTAACAAATGCCAAACCTGATCCAGAAGTATTTTTGATTGCAGCTCAAAAGCTTGCCATAAGCCCTGAAAATTCAATTGTTTTTGAAGACTCAATTGCGGGTGTGCAAGCTGCAAACATAGGCAAAATGACTAGCATTGGTATTGGAGACCCTAGCACATTATACGAAGCAAAATACATATTTAACGATTTTACCGAGATCACCACTCAATTTGTAGACACACTAATCCAGGAACAAAGCTAAAGCACAGCAGAAGCTAATTTTAAACAACACAAAATGAACCAAGATTATATACAACCAGACAATTGGTCTATCATAGAAGAAGGATTTGATGTCGAAAGAGTAAAATCATCCGAAAGCTTGTTCAGTATTGGTAATGGAGCAATGGGACAACGTGCCAATTTTGAAGAACAATATTCTGGAAAAACGTTCCAAGGAAGCTACATCGCCGGAATATATTATCCAGATAAAACTAAAGTGGGTTGGTGGAAAAATGGCTACCCAAAATATTTTGCAAAAGTATTAAACGCACCCAACTGGATCGGAATAGACATCGAAATTAACGGTGAGGCATTAGACTTGAACAGTTGTACTAAGATTGAAAAATACCGTCGTGAATTAAACATGCAAGAAGGTTGGTACAACCGATCTTTCACGGCAACTTTACAAAACGGCATCACGGTTGAAGTGAATTCTAGACGCTTTCTATCCATCAATGAAGATGAAATAGGCGCCATCAAATTTGATATTACTCCATTGAACCAAGATGCAACAATCATTTACAAACCCTATCTTGACGCAGGAGTATCAAACGAAGACACAAACTGGGAAGAAAAATTTTGGGAACCACTTGACGTAGCAACTGATAACAATAAAGGTTTTGTTACTGCTCAAACGCTAAAGACAGCTTTCAAGGTTACCACTTATATGCACAATAGCATTTTTGAAAATGATAAAGATCTGCAATTATCACCGCTATCCATCGAAAACGAAGTAGATAAAACACAATTTACTTATCAAGTTTCTGTTTCGAAAAGTATAAAATCTTCTATTCAAAAATTTGGAGGATATACCGTATCATTAAATCATAATAATACACTAGAAGCCGCAAAGAGTGCTATAGAAAAAGCAACTACGATTGGTTATGAACAACTTTTGTCTGACCAAAAAGAAGCCTGGGGAAAAATTTGGGAGATGTCAGATATCACCATTAAAGGAGATGTAAAAGCGCAACAAGGTATCCGTTTTAACATCTTCCAACTAAACCAAACTTATTTAGGGAAAGACAGCCGTTTAAACATTGGTCCCAAAGGATTTACAGGAGAAAAATATGGAGGCTCAACGTATTGGGACACCGAAGCATATTGCATTCCGTTTTATATGGCAACCAAAGATCAAAAAGTAGCTCGCAACCTACTAACCTATCGTTACAATCAATTAGACAAAGCGATTGAAAACGCAGAACAGAATTTAGGGTTCAACAACGGAGCAGCGCTCTACCCTATGGTAACCATGAATGGTGAAGAATGCCATAACGAATGGGAAATCACACACGAAGAAATTCACCGCAACGGTGCCATTGCATTTGCTATTTTTAATTTTTACCGTTTTACAGGTGACTATTCCTATATTCCAGAAAAAGGTTTGGAGGTATTAATTGGTATTGCCCGCTTTTGGCATCAGAGAGCTAGTTATTCGAATGACAAAAAACAATACGTAATTCTAGGTGTTACTGGACCAAATGAATACGAAAACAATATCAATAATAACTTTTACACCAACTATATAGCCAAATGGTGTATTGATTACACAACAGCACAATTAAAAAGAGTTGCTATTGAATACCCTAAAGATCACAAACGTATCATTGAAAAAGTAAAACTGGGTGATGCGGAAATACAAGCTTGGAACAAAGTAGCATCCAACATGTATTTTCCTAAATCAGAAGCCCTTGGAATCTACCTTCAACAAGACGGATTTTTAGATAAAGATTTAGTACCGGTAAAAGATTTAGACAAAGCACAGCGCCCTATCAATCAAAAATGGTCATGGGATCGCGTGTTACGATCTCCCTACATAAAACAAGCAGACGTACTGCAAGGTTTTTACTTTTTTGAAGATCACTTTACGAGAGAAGAATTAGAGCGTAATTTTGACTTTTATGAGTCATTTACCGTACATGAAAGTTCGCTTTCACCATGCGTCCACTCTATTCAAGCCGCTAAGTTAGATAAAATGGATATGGCGTATCAATTTTACCTGCGCACATCACGTTTAGATCTTGACGATTATAACAAAGAAGTTGAAGAAGGTTGCCACATCACATCAATGGCAGGAACATGGATGAGTATTGTAGAAGGTTTTGGCGGAATGAGGATCAAAAACAGCCAATTGCACTTCACACCAAAAATCCCAAAAGAATGGGAAGCTTATTCTTTTAAAATCAATTTCAGAAACCAAATCGTGACAGTAAACGTCAGTGCCGCACAATCTACTTTTACAGTCGATGGCAATCAAGAATTAGTTTTAAATGTTAATGGCAAAGAATTAACTGTTGCTCCAAATGTAGTAGCAACCATTTAAAATTAGTTACAACCATCAAATTCCGGTATAATCAGGTAGAAAGGGTTTTCTATCTACATTCAACATATAGCGACAAATACTAAAGCTCTTTCACTTTCATTCCAAAAAAAAGCAACTCAGTAATGTGTTGCTTTTTGTGTTTATAAACACTTTACTTCCTCAAATTACGAAGTATACCAGGAACCCTAGTCGCACAACAATAGAGATAATAGCGATTTTTAGTTTTAAATGAAATTTCGGGAAGTAGATACAATGCAGAATGACATCTACAACTTTTCAAATAAAAGACGTCAGTGAAAATCATTTTTTTTAGACTTTTACTAACTGATAAAAATTGGATCAACCCGAAGCGTCACGAACTTGAACCGTTTTTTTGGCGTTGCAAGTCCCTAATAAAAAATTACCAAAACAAACAAATGTCTTAATAAATTCGACTTCCACGATTTGAGAATACACATTCCAAGACATTCTTAAACACAAAAAATCCCGATTGCTCGGGATTTTTTACTTTATATACTGAAAATTCTATTTCAATTTTTTCTTGATTGCTACTTCATGGTAACATTCGATAACATCTCTTTCTTCAACGTCGTTGAATCCTTTTACTTGGATACCACAATCATAACCTTTGGCTACTTCTTTGACATCGTCTTTGAAACGTTTCAAGGCTACTAATTCTCCTTCGTGAACTACAACACCTTCACGAATAATACGAATCTTAGCGTTACGTTGGATTTTACCATCCATAACCATACAACCTGCAATAGTACCCACTTTAGAGATTTTAAACAATTCTCTAATTTCAGCAGTACCAAGTACTTCCTCTTTCATTTCAGGAGCTAACATTCCTTCCATTGCATCTTTCAAGTCATCGATTGCTGCGTAGATAATAGAGTAGTAACGGATGTCGATTTCTTCCTTATCAGCCAGTTGTCTTGCGTTTCCAGCAGGACGAACGTTAAATCCGATAATGATCGCATCAGAAGCAGAAGCCAACATAACGTCAGTTTCAGTAATTGCTCCAACACCTTTATGGATAATATTAATCTGAATTTCTTCAGTAGATAATTTAGAGAACGAATCAGAAAGTGCTTCAACAGAACCATCCACATCTCCTTTAAGGATCACGTTCAATTCTTTAAATTGACCTAATGCAATACGACGACCAATTTCATCCAGTGTAATATGACGTTGTGTACGTACAGATTGTTCACGCATTAATTGAGAACGTTTTGCAGCAATTTGTTTTGCTTCTTTTTCGTCTTCAAAAATATTGAACTTATCACCTGCTGTAGCAGCACCATCAAGACCTAAAACAGAAACCGGAGTAGAAGGACCAGCAACTAGTACTGAGTGACCTCTTTCATCATGCATTGCTTTAATCTTACCGTGGTGTTTACCAGCCAACATATAATCTCCAATTTTCAATGTACCGTGTTGTACTAAAATTGTAGATACATAACCTTTACCTTTATCCAAGAATGCTTCAACAACAGTTCCTTGTGCTGCTTTATTTGGATTTGATTTCAAATCTAAAATTTCAGCTTCAAGTAATACTTTTTCCAAAAGTTCTTTAACACCAGTACCTACTTTAGCAGAGATGTCATGAGATTGGATTTTTCCACCCCAGTCTTCTACTAGTAAGTTCATACTTGCCAAACGTTCTTTAATTCTTTCAACGTTCGAGTTCGGCTTATCAATTTTGTTTATCGCAAAAATGATTGGCACCCCAGCTGCTTGAGCATGAGAAATTGCTTCTTTTGTTTGTGGCATGATATCATCATCCGCCGCAATAACAATAATAGCAATATCGGTAACTTGTGCTCCACGTGCACGCATCGCGGTAAACGCCTCGTGACCTGGTGTATCTAAAAATGCAATTTTTTGACCGTTATCTAAAGTTACTCCATAAGCACCAATATGCTGTGTAATACCTCCAGACTCACCTGCAATTACATTTTCTTTACGAATATAATCTAGTAACGACGTCTTACCGTGGTCAACGTGACCCATAACTGTAACGATCGGCGCTCTAAATACTAAATCTTCTTCTTTATCAACAACTACTTCGATTGCTTCTTCAATGTCTACAGTTATGAATTCAACTTCATAACCAAACTCATCAGCAACAATTGTCAAAGTCTCTGCATCCAAACGCTGGTTCATGGTAACCATGATTCCAAGTGACATACAAGTACCAATAACTTTAGTAATTGGCACATCCATCATGATTGCAATTTCACCAACAGTAACAAACTCAGTAACCTTAATAGTTTTACTTCCTTCGTCTATAGCTCTTTGCTCATCATCAGATTTTTGACGGTGCGTATCTCTTTTATCTCTTCTGTATTTCGCCGCTTTAGATTTACCACCTTTTTTACCTTGTAGTTTCTCTAGCGTCTCACGAATTTGATTCTTAACTTCTTCTTCTGTAGGCTCAACTTTTGCAACAATAGCAGGTCGATTACCTTTTACAAAACCAGGTCTAGAACTTCTGTTCGCATTGTAACCACCACCACCAGTATTTGGCGTAATCTTATTAGGATTTGGTGCACCAGGAACTCCAGGAGGTCTTGGCGTGCCCGGTTTAGGAGCAATTCTTTTACGTTTATTTTTATTAGCCGCACCTGCAGCACCTGGTTTATTAGGTGTTATTTTTGGCTCTTCTTTTTTCTTTTTAGGTTTGTTAAACTGAGACAAGTCAATAGTTTGACCTGTTAGTTTAGCACCAGATAGTTTTTGATACTGCGTTGCAATAGCTTCTTCAGCAGGAGCTTCATCAGTAGCGGGAGTAACAACTACCTCTACTTTTGGAGTTGTCTTTTTTGGAGCAACTGGCTCAACAACTTCAGCTTTAGCTTCTTTTTTCTCAACAACTGGTTTCTCTGCTACCACTTCTTTAGGAGTTACTTTTTCAGCAACTACTTTTTCTTTAGGCACTTCAACAGGTGCTACTGTAGCTTTAACAGCGGGAGCAGCTTTCTTTGGGTTAAGATCAATCTTCCCAACTTGAACAGGTCCCGTAACCACAGCTCTAGCCTTGATTACTTCTTGTTGTTTCAAGCGTTCCTCTTCGTCTTGCTTACGTTTGTCTTCAATTTCATTTTCTCTCTCAACACGCAATGCCTCTTTTTCCTTTCTTCTTTCCTCTCCTACTTCTTTTGAAGCTTCTTTTTTTCCTTTGTCACCCGCAAATTGACCGCACAAGACCTTGTATTCATTATCAGAAATTTTTGTGTTGGGGTTAGACTCAATGCTAATCCCTTTATCTTTCAGATAATCCACAGCTCTTTCTAAAGAAATATTCAATTCTCTTAAAACTTTGTTTATTCTAATAATTCTCTCTTCAGACATAAAACCTTTTTAATATTACCTTTTTCGTTGTGTTGCTAGAAGTATTTAGAGGTTAACTCTCAAATTCTTCTTTCAAAATTTTCATTACATCTAGAATTGTTTCCTCTTCTAGGTCTGTTCTTCTAACTAAATCATTTACTTCTTGAGCTAAGATACTTTTTGCAGTATCCAAACCAATTTTAGCAAATTCTTCAATTACCCACGCTTCTATCTCATCTGAGAATTCTGTCAACTCCACATCATCCTCATCTGCCGTAGCACCAGCTACATCGCCTTCACGTATAACATCTAACTCATAACCTGTCAATTGACCAGCCAATCTGATGTTATGCCCTCCACGACCAATAGCCTTAGACACTTCTTCCAATTTCAAAAACACTTCTGCTCTCTTAGTTTCTTCATTGATTTTAATCGAAGATACTTTTGCAGGGCTTAATGCTCTTGTTATATACAATTGAATGTTACTAGTAAAATTAATAACATCAATATTTTCATTACCTAATTCACGTACAATTCCGTGAATACGTGATCCTTTCATACCTACACAAGCACCAACTGGATCAATTCTATCATCATAAGTTTCAACAGCTACTTTTGCTTTTTCACCAGGAATTCTTACAACATTTTTAACCATAATCAAACCGTCAAAAACCTCAGGAATCTCTTGTTCAAACAATTTCTCTAAAAACTTCTCAGAAGTTCTAGACATAATAATTTGAGGTTTATTTCCTTTTAGCTCAACGCTTTCAATAATTCCACGAACGTTATCTCCTTTACGGAAAAAGTCAGAAGGAATTTGTTTTTCTTTAGGTAAAACAATTTCGTTACCTTCATCATCTACCAAAATTACAACTCTTGGTCGAACATGGTGCACTTCTGCGGTGTAAATATCGCCAATTAAATCTTTAAATTGCTTATAAAGATTTGTATTGTCGTGTTCATGAATTTTAGAAATCAAGTTTTGACGTAAAGCCAAGATCGCTCTTCTTCCTAAATCAATTAATTTCACCTCTTCAGAAACCTCTTCACCAATTTCAAAATCGGCTTCAATTTTTCTTGCTTCAGTTAGCGTAATTTCTTCGTTTTCAAAATCTAGATCTTCATCAGCAACGATTACTCTTCTTCTCCAGATTTCCATATCTCCTTTATCAGGATTTATAATAATATCAAAATTGTCATCTGAACCGTATTTTTTCTTCAATGCATTTCTAAATACATCTTCTAAAATTGCCATAAGCGTTACACGATCAATAAGTTTATCATCTTTAAACTCTGAAAATGAATCGATTAATGCTAAATTTTCCATGCGAATTCTTTAATTAAAATGTTACTGTAACAATTGCTTCTTTTATATCTCCATAAGATAGCTCCAGTCTTTTTTGAACTGTCTCTTTCCCTTTCCCAATTTTCTTAGGTTCTCTTGCTTCCCACGCCAAAATTACAAAATCATCATTAGCTTCTACCAATTCTGCTTCTATATTTTCGGTTGCTGTTTTCACAATCAGGGTTCTACCTACATTTTTCTTGTATTGTCTAATAAATTTAAGCGGTCCACCAACTCCAAAAGAAGCTACTTCAAGCGAGAAATCTTGTTCTTCACGATCCAAATTACTCTCTACCGCTCTACTTACATCAATACAATCTTGTAAAACCACTCCGTTATCACCATCAATAGTCACAATTACTTTAAAAGCATCTGTGATTACAACGTCAATCAAGAAAAGCGAAGGCCTCTCTGATAACGCTTCTAATAGCAATGAATTTATTTTTTCTTTAAACACCATATTTTTATAAAAAGAGGGGACTATTAGTCCCCTCATTATCTAGATTTTAATAAATAACGGTGCAAATATAGTGTTTTTTTTATAAACCAAAAAAAATACCTTACCCTCAGACTATATCTTCGTCCTTTTGCATCCTAAAATTTATCGTTTCCCTACTTTTTTTTCATTCGAAAAATAAAAACTAACTTTTTATTGTTTCGGAAAAATTTGTATCGAAAATGAATTGTCGCAAAAAGTATCTGTTCTACCCTCCAAATTAAGAGCAAAAAAAAAGCTTCTCAATTGAGAAGCTTTTTGTTGGTCCACAAGGACTCGAACCTTGAATGACTGCACCAAAAACAGTAGTGTTACCATTACACCATGGACCATTATTCCTTTGTTGCGGGTGCAAATTTATAATAATATTTAGTTTGCGCAAACTTTTTCGGCACTTTTTATTGATTTTTTTTCATTTTTTTTTCGAAAGCATCGAACTAAAAACAAAACAAACTAGCATTCAAGTACTTAACACATGAGGTTAGTTTGCTAGAATTTTTTGTTAATGCTAAGTAGTTTCCATAAAAAAACATTTTCTTTGCATTGTAAAAATAAAACTAAATTTTGATACATGAATAAGGCAGCATTCAATTTCAACAAATGGAATACTATAATAGGTTGGGTTACATTTGCAATCGCATTAATAACGTACAGCTTAACAGTTGAACCTACTATGAGCTTTTGGGATTGTGGTGAATATATCGCTACATCGGCAAAACTAGAAGTAGGTCACCCTCCAGGAGCACCACTCTTTCAAATGATCGGTGCCTTTTTTGCAATGTTTGCTACAGACGCGCAACATATAGCGCTTATGGTTAATATGACATCCGTGTTTTCGAGTGCCTTCACTATCCTATTTATGTTTTGGTCTTCAACCATGATCTTAAAAAAGATGATTGGTGAGGATGCTGAAAAAGAAATCTCAAAAGAAAATTATATTGCAATACTCGGGAGTTCATTTGTAGGTTCATTAGCCTATACCTTCTCTGATAGTTTTTGGTTTAATGCTGTTGAAGCCGAAGTATACGCAATGGCCTCCTTATTTATTGCTTTGCTGTTTTGGCTAGGATTGCGTTGGGAGCAAGAAATGAACACTCCTCGCGGTAATAGATGGCTGCTTGTAATTTCATTAGTAATCGGACTTTCATTTGGTGTACACTTTATGGCCCTATTGACTATTCCTTCTATTGGATTATTATATTACTTTAAAAACTACAAAACAATTACCGTAAAAAACTTCATAATTGCCAATGTAGTTGTGGTTTCTGTCTTATTGTTTATTTTTAAATTGTTACTACCACTTACGATGGCGTTTTTTGGTAAGAGCGAAATTTTTATGGTGAACAGCTTCGGTCTACCTTTTGACTCTGGTACTATCATTGTCACTCTTGTTTTGATTGCCTTCTTTTACTTTAGTTTAAATTACACCAAAGCCAAAGGAATGATACACTATAATACATTGTTATTATGTGTCCTTTTTATTCTAATTGGATTCTCAACTTGGATGATGTTACCTATTAGAGCCAATGCAAATACGGTTATCAACGAGAACAAACCCTCAGATGCGGCAGAGGTTCTTGCTTATTACAATAGAGAACAATACGGTGTAAACCCATTATTCTACGGACCACAATACACTGAAGCTTTTGCTGGACTTGACCCAGAAACTCCATACTTGGACAAAGCACCTAACTACGAAAGAGATCGTAAAACTGGTAAGTACGTTATTGTAAACAATTACAAAAATGCTGTTCAAAATAGTGATGATTACCACAAAACTATATTACCTAGAATGTGGAGTTCTGAGCACGTAGAAAACTACATTAACTTCACCCATGCACCCGAATTTAAAATCAACCCAAATTATCCGTACGAGGAAGATTTGGCAAAATACGGAATCGACGCTAGTAAAATATCTGAGGAAGATTACAACAAAGCTATAGCACAGTTAAAAAACGAGGTTGAAAAAACGGTATCTGAATTTAGATTGGCCTATGCTCAAAAACAAATTGACAATGAAGGCTATGTAAAATTCTTAAAAAGCTACGGTGAATATTTAATTATCGAAAAACCAACTACTGCAGACAACTTGAGCTTCATGGTTGAATACCAATTTGGATACATGTATTGGAGGTATTTGATGTGGAATTTTGTTGGAAGACAAAGTGACAACCAAGGACGTTATGATTCTATGGACGGGAACTGGTTGAGTGGTATTGACTTTTTAGACGAAATCCATTTGGGTTCACAAACTGATTTACCTTCGGATGTATTGAACAATAAAGGTAGAAATACGTATTATTTCCTACCGTTTATCCTAGCATTAATCGGGATCATGTTTCACGCAAGCAAAGAGCGCAAAAGCTTTTATGTTTTATTGATGCTGTTCTTATTTATGGGACTTGCATTAAAAATTTACCTTAACGAACGCCCTTTCGAACCAAGAGAAAGAGATTATGCACTTGTAGGCTCCTTTTATGTGTTTGCGATGTGGATTGGATTTGGAGTTTACTCTTTATACGAAAGTTTACAAACCTATTTATCACCCAAAATAGCAGGACCAATAATTATCTCTGCAAGTTTACTTGCTGCTCCAGTCCTTATGGCTGCTCAAAACTGGGATGACCATGATCGCTCTGATAAATACACAGCATTGGCAATGGCCAAAGCCTATTTGAACTCCTGTGATCCAAATGCCGTATTGTTTACTATTGGAGACAACGATACCTTCCCGCTTTGGTATGCACAAGAAATCGAAAAAATTAGAACGGATATCAAAATCGTCAACACCAGCTTATTGATGACAGACTGGTATATTGATCAAATGAAAATGAAATCTTATGAATCTGATGGTTTACCTATTTCGTTCACACATGATGAGTACGTAGGAGACAAACTCGATTATGTAGCTTATATTCCGAAAATAAATAAAAGAGTAGGATTAGATTCTATTATTGATTTTATCAAAGACCCTAAATCTACAGTAGGCCTTCAAAATGGACAAACGATTCATTATTTCCCAACGAACAAATTGAGGATTACTGTTAATAAAAGTGACATCATCAAATACAAAGTAGTTTCACCTACTCAATATGATTCTATTGTTCCTTACATTGACATTGACATCAAAGGAAGCGCATTGTACAAAAACCGTTTGATGATGCTTGATTTTATATCAAAAAATAAATGGAAACGTCCTGTTTACTTCAGTGGAGGTGCCTATGACGATGAAGATTATTTATGGATGAAGGAATACTTGCAATTGGACGGAATGGTCTATAAATTGATTCCAGTACGCACCAAATCAAAAGAGAGAAGCCCAATTGATATGGGACAAATTGACTCTGAAAAGATGTATAAAAATGTAATGGCTTGGGATTGGGGAAATAGCGATAGCGACAAAATCTATCACGATCCAGAAACAAGAAGAGAAAGCATCACCTACAGAACCAATCTTGCTCGATTGATGGACAAATTGATTGCAGAAGGTAAAATGGAAAAAGCTAAAAATATAATTGAGCTAGCGATGACCAAGATGCCAGTAGATAAATTTGGCTACTACTCGTTGCTTGAACCTTTTACTAGAGGATATTACCAAACCGGTGAACCCGTAAAAGCACAAGAGTTACTGAACCACTTAATCGCTAAGTACAGAGAAAATCTGGATTATTACAGCAAACTAGAACCTTCTGAGCAATCAGAACTTGCAATGGATATCGTAACTGATATTGAACGCTATAGAAGCTTGGTCGAAGTGATGAAAGCAAATAACGATATGACTTTTTTCGAAAAGAATAAAAAAACTTTCAATACCTATATCGAAATATTCTCTCGATTTGGAAGAGATAAAATAGAATAAAAAAGCATAGTTAATTCAAAAAAAAATGCAGCAATTCCTTTCGAGATTGCTGCATTTTTTTGTACCTTAATGTCATCATATTAAAGACACAATCATGAGCTTTTATTGGGTAAAAACACATTCGATATTAAAAAAGATATTTTCAAAATACATTTGGGATATGCCAAATCGTGATAATAAAATATACCTAACATTTGATGATGGCCCAACGCCAGAAATTACGAATTGGGTACTTGATGAGTTAGGAAAGCACAATGCTAAAGCTACCTTTTTTTGTATTGGTAAAAACATAGAACAAGAACCTGCCCTATTTAAAAGAATTATCGAAGAAAAACATGCTATTGGTAATCACACACAAGATCATGCCAACGGCTGGGCTACATCCAAGGAAACCTACCTAGAAAGCATTGCTACTTGCGCCAAGGCCATAGGTAAACATATTTGTAATAAGACGAGTCCAAAACTTTTTAGACCACCATACGGCAAAGTAAAGTCGTCGCAAATTAATGCATTGAAAAAACTAGGATATAAAATTGTAATGTGGGATGTGTTGAGTGCCGATTTTGACACCTCTATTACAAAAGAAAAATGCTTAGAGAATGTCATTTCTAACATTTGCTCAGGAAGCATCATCATATTTCATGATAGCGTAAAGGCTTTTCCGAACTTGGAATATACGTTACCTAAAGTGTTAGAGTATATTGACCAAAAGCATTTTCAATACGCAACGGTCTCTTAATCTATAATTGACCTTGTACGATTGCAATAATACTATTGGCATCTAATTCTCCGGATTGTCTCCAAATCATCTGTCCACCTTTGTAGATCATTAACGTAGGTAATCCTTTGATGCGAAGTGCATCTGCCAACTCTTGATTTTTATCAACATCAATTTTAATCACTTTGGCTTTATCACCCAAAGCAGCAGCCACATCCCTAATTACAGGATGCATCGACAAAGAAGGTTCATTCCATTCTGTATAAAAATCAATCAATACAGGGACTTGTGCGCTTATAAGTTCTCCGAATTTTGACATAAAACAACGTTTTTATATATAACTCTACTAAAATAATAGCTATTAATTTACAAATGTAGCATTTTTAATGAATTAAGACACTTTCTTCCCTTTTTTTAGCTCAATCACGGTGATTTCAGGCATAATTCCTACCCTTCCTGGGTACGCATGAAATCCAAATCCACGGTTCACATATACATAACGCCCCATGGTTTCATACAAACCTGCCCATTGCGGGTAGATGTACTGCGCCAAACTCCATTTGAAAAAACCTGGGATTTCGATTCCAAATTGCATTCCGTGCGTATGACCTGAGAGTGTTAATTGGTAATTTTTGGGATCTTGTTTTAATTCATAATCCCAGTGAGAAGGATCGTGACTCATCACAATTTTAAAATCATCTTGAGCTACCTCCTTAGAAGCTTTCTTGATATCTCCAACTTTTTTAAAGTTATGCCCCCAATTTTCAACTCCAATTAAGGCAATTCTTTTACCATCTTTTTCAATAAAACGGTGTTCATTCAATAACAACTCAAATCCAATATCGCCATAAAGCTTTTTGATGGCCTCAAAGTTCTCCTCTTTTTCTTGTTGTGTTTTCCAGTCAATATATTCACCATAATCATGATTACCCAAAACAGAGAATTTACCATAAGCTGGACGATTAATCGCTTTGAAAGTGTCAATCCATGGATACATTTCTTTAGCATGCGTGTTCACAATATCACCAGTAAACAAAACCAAATCAGAATTTTGCTGGTTAATCAAATCAATAGCATAACTTATTTTTTCGGGATCATCAAAACTACCCGAATGCACATCTGATATTTGTGTGATGGTAAAACCATCAAATTCAATAGGTAAGTCAGGAAAATGAATCGTTTGTTTGATTACTTTGAAA encodes the following:
- the pgmB gene encoding beta-phosphoglucomutase — its product is MTIKKAFIFDLDGVIVDTAKYHYLAWKKIADQLGIDFTHEHNELLKGVSRIRSLDIILDLGKIDATQEDKNKWLIQKNDDYLLYLVDMNQSEILPGVLPILKYLKEIKQPIALGSASKNARPILEKTDIISYFDAIVDGNDVTNAKPDPEVFLIAAQKLAISPENSIVFEDSIAGVQAANIGKMTSIGIGDPSTLYEAKYIFNDFTEITTQFVDTLIQEQS
- a CDS encoding glycoside hydrolase family 65 protein, which produces MNQDYIQPDNWSIIEEGFDVERVKSSESLFSIGNGAMGQRANFEEQYSGKTFQGSYIAGIYYPDKTKVGWWKNGYPKYFAKVLNAPNWIGIDIEINGEALDLNSCTKIEKYRRELNMQEGWYNRSFTATLQNGITVEVNSRRFLSINEDEIGAIKFDITPLNQDATIIYKPYLDAGVSNEDTNWEEKFWEPLDVATDNNKGFVTAQTLKTAFKVTTYMHNSIFENDKDLQLSPLSIENEVDKTQFTYQVSVSKSIKSSIQKFGGYTVSLNHNNTLEAAKSAIEKATTIGYEQLLSDQKEAWGKIWEMSDITIKGDVKAQQGIRFNIFQLNQTYLGKDSRLNIGPKGFTGEKYGGSTYWDTEAYCIPFYMATKDQKVARNLLTYRYNQLDKAIENAEQNLGFNNGAALYPMVTMNGEECHNEWEITHEEIHRNGAIAFAIFNFYRFTGDYSYIPEKGLEVLIGIARFWHQRASYSNDKKQYVILGVTGPNEYENNINNNFYTNYIAKWCIDYTTAQLKRVAIEYPKDHKRIIEKVKLGDAEIQAWNKVASNMYFPKSEALGIYLQQDGFLDKDLVPVKDLDKAQRPINQKWSWDRVLRSPYIKQADVLQGFYFFEDHFTREELERNFDFYESFTVHESSLSPCVHSIQAAKLDKMDMAYQFYLRTSRLDLDDYNKEVEEGCHITSMAGTWMSIVEGFGGMRIKNSQLHFTPKIPKEWEAYSFKINFRNQIVTVNVSAAQSTFTVDGNQELVLNVNGKELTVAPNVVATI
- the infB gene encoding translation initiation factor IF-2 is translated as MSEERIIRINKVLRELNISLERAVDYLKDKGISIESNPNTKISDNEYKVLCGQFAGDKGKKEASKEVGEERRKEKEALRVERENEIEDKRKQDEEERLKQQEVIKARAVVTGPVQVGKIDLNPKKAAPAVKATVAPVEVPKEKVVAEKVTPKEVVAEKPVVEKKEAKAEVVEPVAPKKTTPKVEVVVTPATDEAPAEEAIATQYQKLSGAKLTGQTIDLSQFNKPKKKKEEPKITPNKPGAAGAANKNKRKRIAPKPGTPRPPGVPGAPNPNKITPNTGGGGYNANRSSRPGFVKGNRPAIVAKVEPTEEEVKNQIRETLEKLQGKKGGKSKAAKYRRDKRDTHRQKSDDEQRAIDEGSKTIKVTEFVTVGEIAIMMDVPITKVIGTCMSLGIMVTMNQRLDAETLTIVADEFGYEVEFITVDIEEAIEVVVDKEEDLVFRAPIVTVMGHVDHGKTSLLDYIRKENVIAGESGGITQHIGAYGVTLDNGQKIAFLDTPGHEAFTAMRARGAQVTDIAIIVIAADDDIMPQTKEAISHAQAAGVPIIFAINKIDKPNSNVERIKERLASMNLLVEDWGGKIQSHDISAKVGTGVKELLEKVLLEAEILDLKSNPNKAAQGTVVEAFLDKGKGYVSTILVQHGTLKIGDYMLAGKHHGKIKAMHDERGHSVLVAGPSTPVSVLGLDGAATAGDKFNIFEDEKEAKQIAAKRSQLMREQSVRTQRHITLDEIGRRIALGQFKELNVILKGDVDGSVEALSDSFSKLSTEEIQINIIHKGVGAITETDVMLASASDAIIIGFNVRPAGNARQLADKEEIDIRYYSIIYAAIDDLKDAMEGMLAPEMKEEVLGTAEIRELFKISKVGTIAGCMVMDGKIQRNAKIRIIREGVVVHEGELVALKRFKDDVKEVAKGYDCGIQVKGFNDVEERDVIECYHEVAIKKKLK